A window of Chitinophaga sp. MM2321 contains these coding sequences:
- a CDS encoding AMP-binding protein: MYIPDIELQSKAVIKAFQEKEVMRLLGYLREFSPFYSAWFTKHDIQADKVRSLEAFLQIPPVTKEDLQEHNWEFLCVDKSKIAEYTTTSGTLGRPVIIALTEKDLQRLSYNEYISFCCADGSGNDIYQLMLTLDRQFMAGMAYYNGIRKLGAGVLRVGPGVPSMQWENIQRIKPTTIVGVPSFIVKLIAYAKEHHIDINNTSVKKAVCIGENIRNTDFSLNVLGKKITEQWDIKLYSTYASTEMQTAFTECKAGKGGHHHPELLYVELLDENNRPVAPGEEGEVTITTLGVEGMPLLRYKTGDICQYQQDTCSCGRHTLRLSPVIGRKKQMIKYKGTTLYPPALFDLLNDMEEVKEFVVEVYSNELGTDEILLHLWPVEESEEMDRKIKSYLQAKLRVIPQVHYCGQQEIMRMQFPENSRKPMKFVDNRN, encoded by the coding sequence ATGTACATACCAGATATTGAACTACAATCCAAAGCAGTCATCAAAGCATTCCAGGAAAAGGAAGTGATGCGGCTGTTAGGCTATCTGCGTGAGTTTTCACCGTTCTATAGCGCATGGTTTACAAAACATGATATACAGGCAGATAAGGTACGTTCGCTGGAAGCTTTTTTGCAGATCCCACCGGTAACAAAGGAAGACCTGCAGGAACACAACTGGGAATTTTTGTGTGTAGATAAAAGTAAAATAGCGGAATACACTACTACTTCCGGCACCTTGGGAAGACCGGTGATCATTGCACTGACAGAGAAAGATCTGCAACGTCTGAGCTACAACGAATACATTTCTTTTTGTTGTGCAGACGGATCTGGAAACGATATTTATCAACTGATGCTCACGCTTGATCGCCAGTTTATGGCCGGCATGGCCTATTATAACGGCATCAGGAAGCTGGGCGCCGGCGTACTGCGCGTAGGTCCGGGTGTGCCCAGCATGCAATGGGAGAATATCCAGCGCATTAAACCTACTACCATTGTTGGGGTGCCTTCTTTTATCGTGAAACTGATCGCTTATGCAAAAGAGCATCATATAGATATCAACAATACTTCTGTAAAGAAAGCGGTATGCATCGGTGAAAATATCCGTAACACGGACTTCTCCTTAAATGTACTCGGTAAAAAGATCACAGAACAATGGGATATCAAACTATATTCTACCTATGCCTCCACTGAAATGCAGACAGCATTTACAGAATGTAAGGCAGGCAAAGGTGGACATCATCATCCCGAATTATTATATGTAGAACTGCTCGACGAAAACAACCGGCCGGTAGCACCGGGCGAAGAAGGGGAGGTAACAATTACTACCCTGGGCGTAGAAGGTATGCCCCTGTTGCGTTACAAGACGGGTGATATCTGTCAGTATCAACAGGATACCTGTAGCTGCGGTCGTCATACGCTTCGGTTATCTCCCGTTATCGGTCGTAAAAAACAGATGATCAAATATAAGGGCACTACCTTATATCCTCCTGCGTTGTTTGACTTGTTGAATGATATGGAAGAAGTAAAAGAATTTGTGGTAGAAGTATATTCCAACGAACTGGGTACCGATGAAATCTTGCTGCACCTTTGGCCGGTAGAGGAATCCGAAGAAATGGACCGTAAGATAAAATCTTATCTCCAGGCTAAGTTACGGGTAATACCGCAGGTACATTATTGCGGGCAACAAGAAATTATGCGGATGCAATTTCCGGAGAATAGCCGCAAGCCGATGAAGTTTGTGGATAACAGGAATTAG
- a CDS encoding type II toxin-antitoxin system HigB family toxin, producing MVIIAKASINEFSLKHPAAVEPLLYWYYTSKLADWSKFQDVKESFNTVDYIGHDLYVFDIGGNKFRLIARIIFSVRTVFIRFIGTHSEYDKINHTTL from the coding sequence ATGGTGATTATCGCGAAAGCTTCCATCAATGAGTTTTCTTTAAAACATCCAGCTGCTGTTGAACCCTTATTATATTGGTATTATACCAGTAAACTTGCTGATTGGTCAAAATTCCAGGATGTAAAGGAAAGCTTTAATACGGTAGACTATATAGGTCACGACTTATATGTTTTTGATATTGGTGGGAATAAATTCAGGCTCATAGCCAGAATAATTTTCTCTGTCCGAACAGTCTTTATCCGATTTATTGGCACACATAGCGAGTACGACAAGATAAACCACACCACCCTTTAA
- a CDS encoding HupE/UreJ family protein — translation MDELYFQLGWQHIINWDAYDHILFVVALSAIYLLREWKKVLVLVTAFTIGHSITLALSVLQIIHVPSALVEFLIPVTICVTALSNIIRKDEEPQNLQLNYFYALFFGLIHGLGFSNYLKSLLGSQTNIVKPLFGFNVGLEFGQIIIVAVVMLISGAIVYLGRVKRRDWNMFLSAATFGVAFLMVIQGIRAAFVN, via the coding sequence ATGGATGAGTTGTATTTTCAACTGGGCTGGCAACATATTATCAACTGGGATGCATATGATCATATCCTCTTTGTGGTGGCCCTGAGCGCCATTTACCTGTTGCGGGAATGGAAAAAGGTGTTGGTGCTTGTGACAGCCTTTACGATCGGACATTCTATTACACTGGCTTTAAGCGTATTGCAAATTATCCATGTTCCAAGTGCGCTGGTGGAGTTCCTGATCCCTGTCACCATTTGTGTTACTGCCCTTTCAAATATTATAAGAAAAGATGAGGAGCCACAAAATCTGCAGTTGAACTATTTCTACGCGCTTTTTTTTGGCCTGATCCACGGACTGGGTTTTTCCAATTATCTGAAAAGTTTGCTGGGTAGTCAGACAAACATCGTTAAGCCACTGTTTGGATTCAATGTAGGGCTTGAATTTGGGCAGATCATCATCGTTGCGGTAGTGATGCTCATCTCCGGTGCAATCGTGTACCTGGGCCGCGTAAAACGCCGCGACTGGAATATGTTTTTGTCGGCCGCCACTTTCGGCGTAGCTTTTTTAATGGTTATACAAGGAATCAGGGCTGCTTTTGTAAATTAA
- a CDS encoding 1-acyl-sn-glycerol-3-phosphate acyltransferase, producing the protein MAFLFIAIYNFFERHKSWFWVTAVSCCLLISFFAAQIKLEEDITKILPQDKKLDKLQQVFQDSKFADKLVITISQRDTLGEAQPDSLTAYAAELVAKTGAQLSPYIKQIQGQADEGMVMGLMEVIQQHLPVFLEEGDYKKVDSLLMPEQLQASLQYDYNTLISPAGIVLKKVIQTDPVGISWIGVQKLKHLQYDDQFELYDSYVMTKDHRHVMIFITPANPPGATKINTKFLQGLDQIKDTLDQRFPGVTLSYFGGTAVSAGNAIQLRQDTFLTQGITIVLLVVLIALFFRKKRSPVLVMLPVIFGGLFSLACIYLIKGHISVMALGAGAVVLGIAVNYSLHVFNHFRHSPDIREVIGDLATPMTLGSFTTVGGFLCLQFVHSPMLQDVGLFAAFSLVGAGLFSLIFLPHWIVLGHKPEAVAVHHDNWLDKFSARRPERNKYLVGAIFLLTIVFFFTARYVSFESDMMRMNYMSPQLKAAEVHLNKINAYTAQSVYVVTDGDDLESALEREEQLMPVIRRLQEEGIVKKYAGVQALLLSAKEQQARIDRWNQYWTADKKQQLLEYLRTHGPAVGFSASAFNKFDALLHQDFQSLSPDALAIIRHGSLGDFIMEKNGRTSLVTLLKVDPAHKQAVYNALETQANTTVLDKQYAANRLVEVIQEEFNSIAWMTSLLVFFALLLSYGRIELALITFIPMVISWVWILGIMGLFGIKFNIVNIILSTFIFGLGDDYSIFMMDGLLQEYKTGKKTLSSFKSSIFLSAITTILGLGVLIFAQHPSLQSIALISIIGIGTVVLISQVMIPFLFSWLITDRVRKGFAPWTFKGWILSTFSFLYFTTGCLLLTLIGTVLIRWNPFNKEKGKLLYHRILSNYTHSVLYIMRNFRKRIINPANEQLETPAVIISNHQSFLDILVSTMLHPKVILLTNQWVWRSPVFGAVVRLADYYPVADGAEGAIDKLRARVAEGYSIVVYPEGTRSPDPVIKRFHKGAFYIAEQLGLDILPIVIHGTAYTMSKGDFLLKDGLVTVKYLPRIASGDTSWGDNYSARTKSISRYFKQEYEQLRAATEVPAYFREQLKYNYIYKGPVLEWYMRIKTKMENNYQLFHELLPMQGRILDIGCGYGFMDYMLSFAAPGREITGIDYDGEKIATAAHCYSRPQQLQFIHGDISETPFEKYDAFILSDVLHYLQPEEQEQLLQQCISRLTPEGVIIVRDGDSDRVKRHEGTRFTEFLSTRVIGFNKTRNKQLSFFSATHMRSLASKYGAVAEEIDNTRYTSNVIFVIKKSPLKNYAQQ; encoded by the coding sequence ATGGCTTTTCTCTTTATAGCAATATATAATTTTTTTGAGCGGCACAAAAGCTGGTTTTGGGTCACCGCGGTGAGCTGTTGCCTGCTGATCTCTTTTTTTGCTGCACAGATAAAGCTGGAAGAAGATATCACGAAAATTTTACCGCAGGATAAAAAGCTGGATAAATTGCAGCAGGTATTCCAGGATTCCAAGTTTGCGGATAAACTGGTGATCACCATTTCCCAGCGGGATACACTCGGAGAGGCGCAACCAGACAGCTTAACCGCTTACGCTGCGGAGCTGGTAGCCAAAACAGGCGCACAATTATCGCCCTACATCAAACAGATTCAAGGGCAGGCAGATGAGGGAATGGTCATGGGCCTGATGGAAGTGATCCAACAACACTTACCTGTTTTTCTCGAGGAAGGCGACTACAAAAAAGTGGATAGCCTGCTGATGCCGGAGCAGTTGCAGGCATCTTTGCAATATGATTATAATACCCTCATTTCTCCCGCGGGTATTGTATTGAAGAAAGTGATCCAGACCGATCCTGTAGGTATTTCCTGGATTGGTGTGCAAAAATTGAAGCACCTGCAATACGATGATCAGTTTGAATTGTATGATAGTTATGTGATGACGAAAGACCATCGTCACGTGATGATCTTTATTACACCGGCTAACCCGCCCGGTGCTACGAAAATAAATACGAAATTTCTGCAAGGGCTTGATCAGATAAAAGATACGCTGGATCAGCGTTTCCCAGGTGTAACCCTCAGCTATTTTGGTGGCACGGCCGTATCTGCGGGTAACGCCATACAACTCCGGCAGGATACCTTTCTTACACAGGGTATTACCATTGTATTACTGGTGGTGCTGATCGCATTGTTCTTCAGAAAAAAACGTTCCCCCGTGCTGGTGATGCTCCCCGTAATTTTCGGTGGGCTGTTTTCGCTGGCATGTATATACCTGATTAAAGGACATATTTCTGTGATGGCATTGGGTGCAGGTGCGGTAGTGTTGGGCATTGCGGTAAATTATTCCCTGCATGTGTTCAATCACTTCCGGCATTCGCCGGATATCCGGGAAGTGATCGGCGATCTGGCTACACCTATGACGTTGGGAAGCTTCACAACGGTAGGAGGCTTCCTGTGTTTACAGTTTGTGCATTCGCCCATGCTGCAGGATGTGGGGCTGTTTGCGGCGTTCAGCCTGGTAGGGGCGGGCCTGTTTTCTTTGATCTTTTTACCACACTGGATTGTGCTGGGGCACAAGCCGGAAGCCGTGGCGGTACATCATGATAACTGGCTGGACAAATTTTCAGCCCGCAGACCTGAAAGGAATAAGTACCTGGTGGGCGCTATTTTTCTGCTGACGATTGTCTTCTTTTTTACGGCACGCTATGTTTCTTTTGAAAGCGACATGATGCGCATGAATTATATGTCGCCCCAACTGAAAGCAGCAGAAGTACATCTCAATAAAATAAATGCCTACACTGCGCAATCGGTGTATGTGGTAACAGACGGCGATGACCTGGAATCTGCCCTGGAAAGGGAAGAACAACTGATGCCGGTGATCCGCCGCTTACAGGAAGAAGGCATCGTAAAAAAATATGCCGGCGTACAGGCGTTACTGTTATCCGCTAAAGAACAACAGGCGCGTATAGACCGGTGGAACCAGTACTGGACAGCCGATAAGAAGCAACAACTGCTGGAATACCTGCGTACGCACGGGCCGGCCGTTGGTTTCAGCGCCAGTGCATTCAATAAATTTGATGCATTACTGCACCAGGATTTTCAGTCGTTATCACCCGATGCATTGGCCATCATACGTCATGGCAGCCTGGGTGACTTTATTATGGAGAAGAACGGCCGTACTTCCCTGGTGACCTTGCTGAAAGTTGATCCTGCGCATAAACAGGCGGTGTATAATGCATTGGAAACACAGGCCAATACAACGGTGCTGGATAAACAGTATGCCGCCAACCGGTTGGTAGAAGTAATCCAGGAAGAGTTTAACAGCATTGCGTGGATGACCTCCCTGCTGGTGTTTTTCGCTTTATTGTTGTCTTATGGCCGTATAGAGCTGGCACTCATTACCTTTATTCCAATGGTGATCAGCTGGGTATGGATACTCGGTATTATGGGGCTGTTCGGGATTAAGTTTAACATCGTTAATATCATTCTCTCTACTTTTATTTTTGGTTTGGGAGATGATTACAGCATATTTATGATGGATGGACTGTTGCAGGAATATAAAACCGGCAAGAAAACATTGTCATCTTTCAAATCATCTATTTTCCTGTCTGCTATTACTACCATACTGGGATTGGGTGTGTTGATCTTCGCGCAACACCCGTCGTTACAGTCTATCGCGCTGATCTCTATCATTGGGATAGGCACGGTGGTATTGATTTCGCAGGTAATGATCCCTTTCCTGTTTAGCTGGCTGATTACAGACCGTGTGCGTAAAGGCTTTGCACCATGGACTTTCAAAGGATGGATACTCTCTACTTTTTCTTTCCTCTACTTTACAACGGGCTGTCTGCTTCTGACATTGATCGGTACAGTACTGATCCGCTGGAATCCTTTTAACAAGGAGAAAGGTAAACTGTTGTATCATCGTATTTTATCCAACTATACACATAGTGTCTTGTATATTATGCGCAATTTCAGGAAGCGTATTATCAATCCGGCCAATGAACAACTGGAAACGCCTGCGGTGATTATCAGTAATCATCAATCGTTCCTGGATATCCTGGTGTCCACGATGTTGCATCCGAAAGTGATCCTGCTCACCAATCAGTGGGTGTGGCGCTCGCCTGTATTCGGCGCTGTAGTGCGGCTGGCAGACTACTACCCCGTGGCCGATGGTGCGGAAGGTGCTATCGATAAGCTGCGGGCCAGGGTTGCGGAGGGCTATTCTATTGTGGTGTATCCGGAAGGCACCCGTTCACCTGATCCTGTTATCAAGCGTTTTCATAAAGGCGCCTTTTATATTGCCGAACAACTGGGGCTGGATATATTGCCGATAGTTATTCACGGTACCGCCTATACGATGTCTAAAGGAGATTTTTTATTGAAAGACGGATTAGTGACGGTGAAATATCTGCCGCGCATTGCATCCGGAGATACCAGCTGGGGAGATAACTATAGCGCACGTACGAAAAGCATCAGCAGGTACTTTAAACAGGAATATGAACAGCTAAGGGCAGCCACTGAAGTACCGGCATATTTCCGGGAGCAGCTGAAATATAATTACATCTATAAAGGGCCGGTACTGGAATGGTATATGCGCATTAAAACAAAAATGGAAAACAACTACCAGTTATTCCATGAGTTGTTGCCGATGCAGGGTCGTATCCTGGACATAGGCTGCGGATATGGGTTTATGGACTATATGCTCAGCTTCGCAGCGCCGGGAAGAGAGATTACCGGTATTGATTATGATGGGGAAAAGATTGCCACCGCAGCCCATTGTTACAGCAGGCCACAACAATTGCAGTTTATTCACGGTGATATTTCAGAGACACCGTTTGAAAAATATGATGCCTTTATACTGAGTGATGTGCTGCATTACCTGCAACCGGAAGAACAGGAGCAGTTGTTACAGCAATGTATCAGCAGGCTGACACCTGAGGGGGTAATTATAGTACGTGATGGCGACAGCGATAGGGTTAAAAGGCATGAAGGAACCAGATTTACAGAATTTTTATCTACACGGGTTATAGGATTTAATAAAACGAGGAATAAACAGTTATCGTTTTTCTCAGCTACGCATATGCGTAGCCTGGCCAGCAAATATGGAGCCGTAGCGGAAGAAATAGATAATACCCGGTATACATCCAATGTAATATTTGTTATTAAAAAATCTCCGTTGAAAAATTATGCGCAACAATGA
- a CDS encoding helix-turn-helix transcriptional regulator translates to MLKSLNQHISTEKARNAAMQRIHILMKKGDDHLTAKERKELRELSIAVEHFEDTHYPLPKPTTLTGMIELKMFEMKLKQKEMAGMLDIGEAKFSQILNGKRDPDVDFLKKIYKKLKIDATFILEHV, encoded by the coding sequence ATGCTGAAGTCTCTTAACCAACATATCTCAACAGAGAAAGCACGCAACGCCGCCATGCAACGGATACATATACTGATGAAAAAAGGGGACGACCATCTCACTGCAAAAGAACGGAAAGAACTCAGGGAACTTTCAATTGCTGTGGAACATTTTGAAGATACACATTATCCATTACCTAAACCGACTACCCTTACAGGTATGATCGAATTGAAAATGTTTGAAATGAAACTCAAACAAAAAGAAATGGCTGGTATGCTTGATATCGGAGAAGCAAAATTTTCGCAAATCCTGAATGGCAAACGCGATCCTGATGTAGATTTCCTGAAAAAAATCTATAAAAAATTAAAGATTGATGCAACTTTTATCCTGGAACATGTCTAA
- a CDS encoding C45 family peptidase, whose translation MEKKKRSGWRKLGRVLLYIFGSFLLLFIALAIYLVSVSRMDPPVIADPQALQLQRKALDSTAYTIGNNWFRKSNSGLYEMYVEGAPFERGVINGKLSGELIRRQEDNFVAQLRKMVPSTFYIHFLKYFIGWFNRDLAEHVPEEFKEEIYGESFSASTHYDYIGTNYARLMNYHAAHDIGHALQGMMLVGCTSFGTWNDHSADSNLIIGRNFDFYMGDKFAEDKMVVFYRPEQGHNFMFVTWGGFTGVVSGMNDKGLTVTINAAKTSVPTAAATPVSLVAREILQYAENVQEAWDIAKKRKMFVSESFLVGSAADNKAVVIEKTPEGMDMYSPDQNFITCTNHFQGDSLGSLASNKLQIRESASEYRYERLTELMKESGPNTVQKTVDILRDRKGLHGANIGMGNEKAINQFIAHHAIVFEPKKKMVWVSTAPWQLGQFVAYDLNKIFSMHGLDSDHEVYDSAQNIAADTFLLSKDFAAFQTYRKLKEELLNGETIDIKALVASNPEYYHTYVLAGDATFKRHDFAEAKQYYETALTKVIATKGEEDHIRKQLALCNSKIQANH comes from the coding sequence GTGGAAAAAAAGAAAAGAAGCGGGTGGCGGAAACTGGGTCGCGTACTATTATACATCTTCGGCAGTTTTTTATTGCTCTTTATTGCACTGGCTATTTACCTGGTGTCGGTAAGCCGTATGGATCCGCCTGTAATAGCGGACCCGCAAGCTTTACAGCTTCAACGCAAAGCACTGGACAGCACTGCTTATACCATTGGCAACAACTGGTTCCGTAAAAGCAACAGTGGTTTGTATGAGATGTATGTGGAAGGGGCGCCCTTTGAAAGAGGTGTTATCAACGGGAAGTTATCCGGGGAGCTGATCCGCCGGCAGGAAGATAATTTTGTAGCACAGCTCAGGAAGATGGTGCCGTCTACCTTTTATATCCATTTTCTGAAATATTTTATCGGCTGGTTTAACCGCGACCTTGCCGAGCATGTACCGGAAGAATTTAAAGAAGAAATCTACGGCGAATCTTTTTCTGCCTCTACACACTATGATTATATAGGTACTAATTATGCGCGGCTCATGAACTATCATGCGGCGCATGATATTGGTCATGCCCTGCAAGGCATGATGCTGGTGGGTTGTACCTCTTTCGGCACCTGGAATGACCATTCAGCGGATAGTAACCTGATCATTGGCCGTAATTTCGACTTTTACATGGGCGATAAATTTGCGGAAGATAAAATGGTGGTATTCTATCGCCCTGAGCAGGGACATAACTTTATGTTCGTTACCTGGGGAGGCTTTACCGGCGTGGTTTCCGGAATGAATGATAAAGGACTTACCGTTACCATCAACGCCGCAAAAACCAGTGTGCCTACAGCCGCTGCTACGCCCGTATCGCTGGTAGCCAGGGAGATATTGCAGTACGCTGAAAATGTACAGGAAGCATGGGACATTGCTAAGAAAAGGAAGATGTTCGTATCCGAATCATTCCTGGTGGGATCTGCAGCAGATAATAAAGCCGTAGTGATAGAAAAAACGCCGGAAGGCATGGATATGTACAGTCCCGATCAGAACTTTATTACCTGCACTAATCATTTTCAGGGCGACAGCCTGGGTAGCCTGGCATCCAATAAATTACAGATCAGGGAAAGTGCTTCGGAATACCGCTATGAGCGCCTGACGGAATTGATGAAGGAGAGTGGTCCAAATACTGTACAAAAAACGGTTGACATACTTCGCGACCGCAAAGGGCTGCATGGCGCCAATATTGGAATGGGCAATGAAAAGGCCATCAACCAGTTTATTGCGCATCATGCTATCGTATTTGAGCCAAAGAAAAAAATGGTGTGGGTATCTACTGCTCCGTGGCAGCTGGGGCAGTTTGTAGCCTACGACCTGAATAAGATCTTCAGTATGCATGGCCTGGATAGCGATCATGAAGTGTATGACAGCGCACAGAATATTGCAGCAGATACTTTCCTGTTGTCAAAAGATTTCGCCGCATTCCAGACTTACCGTAAACTGAAAGAGGAACTCCTGAACGGGGAAACAATTGATATCAAAGCCCTGGTAGCCTCCAATCCGGAGTACTACCACACCTATGTGCTGGCAGGAGATGCTACTTTTAAACGGCATGATTTTGCGGAGGCAAAACAATATTATGAAACGGCATTGACGAAGGTAATTGCTACCAAGGGAGAAGAAGATCATATCCGTAAGCAGTTGGCATTGTGCAATAGTAAAATACAGGCAAACCACTAA
- a CDS encoding NAD(P)/FAD-dependent oxidoreductase gives MRNNEVVIIGSGLGGLVCGAILSMNGYRVRIYEKNRQPGGCLQTYSRDKVIFDSGVHYIGGLAAGENLYKVFKYIGILDKLRLKRMDMDGFDHINFNAEDKVYRMAQGRDNFIHTLLADFPDEKDALHAYCDKVSDVCSKFPLYNLRVGDYEEKQSVLQLNTVDFLRSLTNNERLQNVLAGNNLLYAGVPDKTPFYVHALVLNSYINSSWKCVDGGSQIAKWLCRRIRENGGSIIRSTAVKSIQGQGDRVDHIVLENGEQVFADHFISNLHPAQTTAMTESDMLRGAYRSRMRQLENSIGAFVLNVVLKPGTFPYLNHNYYYHATDDAWAGISYEAAEWPQTYAMYVSASSKHETFADSLSVMTYMRYDEMTPWQHTFNTDLQENSRGADYDAFKAQKAVQLMDCVEKKFPGFRNCVQSYYVATPLSYRDYIGTGDGSMYGIQKDSNDPLRTMVSARTKLSNLYLTGQNLNLHGILGVTISSVITSAELLGMDFLVNEINQSIHT, from the coding sequence ATGCGCAACAATGAGGTAGTTATAATCGGTAGCGGCCTCGGTGGCCTGGTATGCGGTGCTATCCTGAGCATGAACGGATACCGGGTACGTATATACGAAAAGAACCGCCAACCGGGAGGTTGCCTCCAGACCTATTCCCGTGATAAAGTGATCTTTGATTCCGGCGTACACTACATCGGTGGATTGGCAGCAGGAGAAAATCTCTATAAAGTTTTTAAATATATCGGCATACTGGATAAACTCCGGTTGAAACGCATGGATATGGACGGATTTGACCATATCAACTTCAATGCGGAAGATAAAGTATACCGGATGGCACAGGGAAGGGATAACTTTATCCATACATTACTGGCCGATTTTCCGGATGAAAAGGATGCCTTACATGCCTATTGTGATAAGGTCAGCGACGTGTGTAGCAAGTTTCCGCTGTATAACCTGCGGGTAGGTGACTATGAAGAAAAACAAAGCGTGCTGCAACTCAACACGGTTGATTTTCTCCGCAGTCTCACCAACAATGAACGGTTGCAAAATGTACTGGCAGGAAATAACCTGTTGTATGCAGGCGTACCGGATAAAACGCCGTTTTACGTACATGCGTTGGTGTTAAATAGTTATATCAATAGCTCCTGGAAATGTGTGGATGGCGGCTCACAGATCGCCAAATGGCTTTGCCGCAGGATCCGGGAAAACGGGGGCAGCATCATCCGCAGCACGGCCGTGAAAAGCATTCAGGGCCAGGGCGACCGGGTGGACCATATCGTGTTGGAAAACGGCGAACAGGTATTTGCGGATCATTTTATCTCCAACCTGCACCCCGCGCAAACAACGGCTATGACGGAAAGTGATATGTTGCGTGGCGCTTACCGCAGCCGCATGCGGCAACTGGAAAATTCTATCGGTGCCTTTGTGTTGAATGTAGTACTGAAACCGGGCACTTTTCCTTACCTCAATCATAACTACTACTATCACGCTACAGATGATGCATGGGCCGGTATCAGTTATGAAGCAGCTGAATGGCCGCAAACCTATGCTATGTACGTATCTGCCAGCTCAAAGCATGAAACCTTTGCAGATAGTTTGTCGGTGATGACGTATATGCGTTATGATGAAATGACGCCGTGGCAGCATACATTTAATACAGATCTGCAGGAAAACAGCCGGGGAGCTGACTATGATGCATTTAAAGCACAAAAGGCCGTACAGCTGATGGATTGCGTGGAGAAGAAATTTCCCGGTTTCCGGAACTGTGTGCAGTCATACTATGTGGCTACACCGCTGTCATACCGCGATTACATCGGTACCGGTGATGGCAGCATGTACGGGATACAGAAAGATAGCAATGATCCCCTGCGGACAATGGTTTCCGCCCGGACCAAACTATCGAATTTGTATCTTACAGGGCAAAACCTGAACTTGCATGGAATTCTGGGGGTTACTATCAGCAGTGTGATCACCTCAGCGGAATTACTGGGGATGGATTTCCTGGTCAATGAAATTAATCAGTCAATACATACATAA
- a CDS encoding DUF6702 family protein, with the protein MGLLLCKWWMTMWLAAMHPFYVSVTEITHNAAKKELEVSCRIFADDLENTLKAQYKASFDITKPANRAQVEGYIAEYLSRHLQITLDGKNIPLHFIGYKIEEDAVWSFLEATQVPAPKKVAIKNDLLYAQHPSQINMMHVLIGGVRKSIKLDNPKADAVIAF; encoded by the coding sequence GTGGGTTTATTATTATGTAAATGGTGGATGACAATGTGGCTCGCAGCCATGCATCCCTTTTATGTGAGCGTTACGGAGATCACACACAACGCTGCTAAAAAGGAGCTGGAAGTAAGCTGCCGCATCTTTGCGGATGACCTGGAAAATACACTGAAAGCACAATATAAAGCGTCCTTCGATATCACGAAACCTGCCAACCGCGCACAGGTAGAAGGTTATATAGCCGAGTATCTCTCCCGGCACCTACAGATTACACTGGATGGCAAAAATATTCCCTTGCATTTTATCGGGTATAAAATAGAAGAAGATGCCGTGTGGAGCTTCCTCGAAGCTACGCAGGTACCGGCGCCTAAAAAAGTAGCGATAAAGAACGACCTGCTCTATGCACAACACCCCTCTCAGATAAATATGATGCATGTGCTTATAGGCGGGGTGCGGAAGAGTATCAAATTGGATAACCCCAAAGCGGATGCGGTGATTGCGTTTTAA
- a CDS encoding holo-ACP synthase, which yields MIIGIGTDIVDVSRIEAKLGKGNAFRDMVFTPYEIVYCAKQAVPAQSYAARFAAKEALLKAFGTGWGNGGVNFDEIEIRNDAAGKPELFLIGAAAARYDLLGIKKIWVSLSHEKEAAVAMVIIEG from the coding sequence ATGATTATCGGCATCGGCACAGATATCGTAGACGTATCGCGCATTGAGGCGAAGCTCGGCAAAGGGAATGCTTTCCGGGATATGGTGTTTACGCCATATGAAATTGTGTATTGTGCAAAACAGGCGGTACCGGCGCAAAGTTATGCCGCACGGTTTGCCGCTAAAGAGGCACTGCTGAAGGCTTTTGGCACCGGCTGGGGGAATGGCGGCGTAAATTTTGACGAAATAGAGATCCGGAATGATGCTGCGGGCAAGCCGGAACTTTTTCTGATCGGCGCGGCTGCCGCCAGGTATGACCTGCTGGGCATTAAAAAGATATGGGTGTCACTGTCACACGAAAAAGAAGCCGCTGTGGCAATGGTGATCATAGAAGGATAA